In Nocardioides sp. InS609-2, a single genomic region encodes these proteins:
- a CDS encoding glycerol-3-phosphate dehydrogenase/oxidase → MSPRITPGLAGAPTEVDVVVIGLGVTGAGCALDAVTRGLTTLAVDAHDLAFGTSRWSSKLVHGGLRYLARGQVGVAHESAVERGILMEVTAPHLTHAMPMLLPLNSSVGGFQGALTRAGFAAGDLLRRSAHTSAETLPHPRRISATEALALAPDLRHAGLRGGLLSWDGQLEDDARLVTTIARTAASYGAHVRTRARVLSATGHLVELRDELTGATHTVTARAVVNATGVWADTLVDEVRLRPSRGTHLVLRADTLPGLRVAVTAPVPGETNRFVLVLPQPDGTIYVGLTDEPIEGDVPDVPEPTDGEIGFLLDVVAAAFSRPLRRCDVVGAFAGLRPLLEVAGQTETADLSRTHAVLRSASGVVTVVGGKLTTYRRMAEDAIDAIGLDAGPCVTARTPLLGAAPRADLAALELPARLVRRFGTDAALVLDNAREVTGLDDQTLLAPVAEGVPVTLAELVFGVTHEGAADVGDLLDRRTRVGLIAEDRALAVAAAERALALTRPPHTVP, encoded by the coding sequence ATGAGCCCGCGCATCACGCCCGGTCTGGCCGGAGCGCCGACCGAGGTCGACGTCGTGGTCATCGGCCTGGGCGTCACCGGCGCCGGCTGCGCCCTCGACGCCGTGACCCGCGGCCTGACGACTCTCGCCGTCGATGCCCACGACCTCGCCTTCGGCACCAGCCGCTGGTCGTCGAAGCTGGTGCATGGCGGGCTGCGCTACCTCGCCAGGGGCCAGGTCGGCGTTGCACACGAGAGTGCCGTCGAGCGCGGCATCCTCATGGAGGTCACCGCACCGCACCTCACCCACGCCATGCCGATGCTCCTCCCCCTCAACTCGAGCGTCGGCGGGTTCCAGGGCGCCCTGACCCGGGCGGGTTTCGCCGCCGGCGACCTGCTGCGACGCAGCGCCCACACGTCCGCCGAGACCCTGCCCCACCCGCGCCGCATCTCCGCGACCGAAGCGCTCGCTCTGGCTCCCGACCTGCGCCACGCCGGCCTGCGCGGCGGACTGCTGTCATGGGACGGCCAGCTCGAGGACGACGCCCGGCTCGTCACCACGATCGCCCGCACAGCAGCGTCGTACGGCGCGCACGTGCGCACCCGCGCCCGCGTCCTGTCCGCCACTGGTCACCTGGTCGAGCTGCGCGACGAGCTCACCGGCGCCACCCACACCGTGACGGCACGGGCCGTCGTCAACGCGACCGGTGTGTGGGCCGACACCCTCGTCGACGAGGTCCGACTCCGGCCGAGCCGGGGCACCCACCTCGTGCTGCGCGCCGACACCCTGCCCGGCCTCCGGGTCGCGGTCACCGCGCCGGTGCCGGGCGAGACCAACCGCTTCGTGCTCGTGCTCCCCCAGCCCGACGGCACGATCTACGTCGGCCTCACCGACGAGCCCATCGAGGGCGACGTGCCCGATGTTCCCGAACCCACCGACGGCGAGATCGGCTTCCTCCTCGACGTCGTGGCGGCGGCGTTCTCGCGGCCACTGCGGCGCTGCGATGTGGTCGGCGCGTTCGCCGGGCTCCGGCCCCTGCTCGAGGTCGCCGGCCAGACCGAGACCGCCGACCTCTCCCGCACCCACGCCGTGCTGCGCTCGGCCAGCGGCGTCGTCACAGTGGTTGGCGGCAAGCTCACGACGTACCGCCGGATGGCCGAGGACGCCATCGACGCCATCGGTCTCGACGCCGGCCCATGCGTGACAGCGCGTACGCCTCTGCTCGGCGCCGCACCCCGCGCCGACCTGGCCGCGCTCGAGCTGCCGGCCAGGCTGGTCCGGCGGTTCGGCACCGATGCTGCGCTGGTGCTGGACAACGCCCGCGAGGTCACCGGGCTCGATGACCAGACGCTGCTCGCACCGGTAGCCGAGGGCGTGCCGGTCACATTGGCCGAGCTGGTCTTCGGCGTCACCCACGAGGGTGCTGCCGATGTCGGCGACCTGCTCGACCGGCGTACTCGGGTCGGGTTGATCGCCGAGGACCGGGCACTCGCCGTAGCCGCAGCCGAACGCGCCCTCGCGCTGACTCGTCCGCCCCACACCGTGCCCTGA